The Sorangiineae bacterium MSr11954 DNA segment GGTGCCACGCGCGTTCCGGCCTCCAGCAACCACCGCTTCACCGTGCACGTGGGGACGCCGGTGCGGGCGATCTGCCAATGCGATGGTCGCACCCACAGCCGCTTGCAGAGCCGGGGGGACATCGATCTCGTGCCCGCCGGGTTGCCGGGCGTCTGGGAGGACGATCGGGCGACGAGCCTCCTTCGCGTCAGCGTTTCCCCCGCGTTGCTGGGGGCCGCGGCCGCGGGGTTGGGGCTCGATCCGGATCGGATTGCGCTCACGCCGCGCTTTCAGCTCCGCGATCCGCAGCTCGAGCACCTCGCGTGGGCGCTGGAGGCGGAGCTCGAGGCTCCGGCCGCGAGCGACGCGCTCTACGGCGAGACGCTCGCGATGGGGCTCGCCGTGCACTTGGTCCGCCGCTACCGCTTGGAGACGGGGGCGCGGCTCGAGCGCGAGGACGCGCGCGGGCTGTCACGGCCGCAACGCGAGCGCGTGGTCGATTACATCGAGGCGCACCTCGCGCGAAGCTTGACCCTCGCGGAGCTGGCCGCGGTGGCCGGCGTGAGCGTGTCGCACTTCAAGGGGCTCTTCAAGCGCTCCACCGGGCTCTCGGTGCACCAATACGTGGTTCGCCGGCGGGTGGAGCGCGCCAGGGTGCTGCTTGGTCGGGAGCGGGCGACCATCGCGCGTGTGGCGCTCGAGACCGGCTTCGCCGATCCGAGCCACATGGCGCGCTGGATGCGGCGCTTGCTCGGCGTCACGCCCGCCGGCGTCCTGCGCGGCGATTGAGGCGGCTGCCGCGCCGGCACCGCGCGAGGGCGATGGCGCACCGGGCGCGTCGATCGCCGTCCGAACGTGCTCGCGCGTGT contains these protein-coding regions:
- a CDS encoding AraC family transcriptional regulator; translation: MGAPAGLEHLRLRARRIWGGLDVALVDTPMGATRVPASSNHRFTVHVGTPVRAICQCDGRTHSRLQSRGDIDLVPAGLPGVWEDDRATSLLRVSVSPALLGAAAAGLGLDPDRIALTPRFQLRDPQLEHLAWALEAELEAPAASDALYGETLAMGLAVHLVRRYRLETGARLEREDARGLSRPQRERVVDYIEAHLARSLTLAELAAVAGVSVSHFKGLFKRSTGLSVHQYVVRRRVERARVLLGRERATIARVALETGFADPSHMARWMRRLLGVTPAGVLRGD